In Xyrauchen texanus isolate HMW12.3.18 chromosome 13, RBS_HiC_50CHRs, whole genome shotgun sequence, a single genomic region encodes these proteins:
- the LOC127653674 gene encoding claudin-10-like, which produces MGNMATEIVAFLFTISGWVLISSTLPTDYWKVSPVDGTVITTATFWSNLWKTCVTDSTGVSNCKDFPSMLALDAYIQVCRGLMISAVCLGFFGAILALVGMKCTKIGGSETTKARITCLSGLHFIISGICSMTSCFLYAHRITSEFFDPLFVKQKFELGAALFTGWSGSVLGILGGFIFCFSMTEGFRIRNYNVNLDREHTFISTQNKVTTNTKNSEPLQKNAPGQIFTGRQIGRNAYV; this is translated from the exons ATGGGCAACATGGCAACAGAAATTGTTGCCTTCCTGTTCACCATTTCTGGCTGGGTTTTGATTTCCTCCACGCTCCCAACTGATTACTGGAAAGTGTCACCTGTGGATGGGACAGTCATCACCACAGCAACCTTCTGGTCAAATCTCTGGAAGACGTGTGTTACAGATTCCACTGGAGTTTCCAACTGCAAGGATTTTCCTTCTATGCTTGCACTGGATG CTTATATCCAAGTTTGTCGTGGGCTGATGATCTCAGCTGTGTGTCTGGGATTCTTTGGAGCTATCCTGGCTCTAGTGGGCATGAAGTGTACTAAGATAGGGGGCTCAGAGACCACCAAAGCCAGGATCACCTGCCTAAGTGGTCTACACTTTATTATAAGTG GAATCTGCTCCATGACTTCCTGCTTTCTGTATGCACACAGAATAACGTCTGAGTTCTTTGACCCCTTATTTGTAAAACAGAA GTTTGAACTTGGGGCAGCCTTGTTCACTGGCTGGTCTGGATCTGTTCTTGGTATTCTTGGAggcttcatcttttgtttttccatgACTGAGGGATTCAGGATTAG AAATTACAATGTCAACCTCGACAGGGAGCACACTTTCATATCAACACAAAACAAGGTCACCACAAACACCAAGAACTCCGAGCCTCTTCAGAAAAATGCTCCAGGACAGATCTTCACTGGCAGACAGATTGGGAGGAATGCATATGTTTGA